The following DNA comes from Anopheles coustani chromosome 2, idAnoCousDA_361_x.2, whole genome shotgun sequence.
CCAATATTCACTATCCAACCTCGTTGCAAGCAAGGAGCTCTGTCGGAATCGAAGCCGCCGTCCCTTCTCGTTTTTCGgcagtcaatttttcatcgcAGGCCTGGAATTTCAAATCGACGTGCCtggaattttaaattcaacgtTGACCTCCGGAAACGTTTGGGTTTTTTATGTACGTGGTTTGAAATCATTGTTTTCCGCGCTTACCAACTGCCATAAGGCGAACTctgcaacaacaaacaacagttACACTGATCTCGCGTTTACACTCTTCCCCTATCACCGAGCGCAGTAAACAAATGTTGCAAATCTGCATCCCTTGATAAGTGATAAGAAATAAGGCCATTTTTGCTTCCCTGGTAGCAACACGTTGTCAGACCGGACACGAGTTTTATATTCTTCCTGTTGACGGGGTATCCATATATCACGCAGGATCAACGATGGAGAAAACCGATGGAGTTGTTTTCTGatggtttcttttctgtttttgttttgcatatgGAAAAGCAAACTCACTCTTCTCTTGTAGACGCCATCGGCGTTTGAATAGTGGACAGACTTTCTATCGTTTCGCGTGACGAACGCGGACTGATTTCAAATGGGATTTAAGGTTATGTGAGGAAAAATGCCCCCCTTGAgcggaaaacattaatttccTGTAGTCCACTCAAGAAAAAATACCCCTGGTTTTTACAGCTTTTATCGAAAACGATGATTTTTAagagcactttttccaacgaGTCATTTAAAATTGTGGGGCAAAATGGCCCCGATAGTGAGACAGAACGCGATCCgttaataattattaaattgGAGCTATTTATCAAGACTTGATATTTTGTTAATTATATGCAATTTCAACACAAGGTAAActagaaaaagaaattgaattcaaatcaattcaAAATGGGGTCCCAATTACAAGTAAAAATTTATGTTAGTCCAATGAATTTATCTCATTCATTTCAATATGATacttatataaaaaaaaatattggcgATGTAAAATAGGTAAATTTTGGGTATTTTTCCTGATGTTTACAACAGTGTATTCTGTTCCACATAAGCCGGTGTATATTGCCtcgcgttgtttttttttacttttacagaATGCGAGGGCTATGAATACAATTCTGCTCAGAATTAATTAATCAACATATTCAGGTCTCAATGTGTGCTTGGTAttagcattttattttattttaacacttGTTCTAGCTTAAATTACGTATTACGTACGCCAGAAACGTATTCTTTTactacattttgttttaaatatcgcAATTCAGCTGTAAACATGCCGGTGCATTTTAACCCACCGGGGCATCTTGCCACTCTTTTCCCTATTTCGGATTTAGTTCACCGGGGGCTGGTTGTTTCACATTGGCACGTGGTACAAACGTAATTTGAAGCACGAGATCACGAATTTGCATTGCCATTGGGAATGATCGAATGAATCGTTGCAGCAAACTTCGTTTGTGTGTACCGTTCCTCGGCGCTGGAGAAGGGTTAATAATGCACTTTTGCAATACGAAAATTGTCACGAAGCCCGGGCCATTTGAATTCCGTCCCCCGATGCCTTTCAATCGATCAAACCGATCGGTAGTTGGTTGATCTTTCTTCGAGGCACAGGTGACCGGCGGTGGGTCGAAGGTTTCCCTCAACCTTTCCTATCCTATCGTCAGCTCGGAATTACGATAATCATTCGCACCCGCCGCCCTCCTAGATGCCAAAAATAGGGAAAAAGTACTGGATAGCTCGGGTGACGCGAGGCGAAAAGTGAAAGGAAGTGTAGTCTGAAGCGAAAGGATGGAAACACGTGGTGAAACATGGGCGACGAAATGTTTCATCATAATGTTTCTAATTAttttgattatattttccGTTCCCCGGAGCGTGTGACCGGTGTGCCGGTGCGAAGCGTTTGAAGCATTAGATCAACACCCCCCCGGGATCACGAAAAGATCATGTCACAGGTCATTGACCATTGCAAAATTATGTGTGCTATTAATGATGGAAAATTTCCACGGCCATACGAGTGAAACGGGAAAgcaaaaattatcaacaaccCAAGAAATCCGAACACGACCTGAAAGAAACTTGGGTTTTAAATAGATTAATTGCATtgttctttatattttttttctcctaacaaacaaaatactaGAGTGATACGATATGAAGATCTATCGTTGGATACGTACGGCAAAACCAAAGAGATTCTGGACTTTTACGGGCTTCCATTCCATCCGGAGGTAAAGGCGTTCCTGGACACGCACACCACGCAGGACATTGGTGGCGTCAGCTCGACGTACCGCGACTCCAAATCGGCCCCGTTCCACTGGACAAAGGAACTTACGTTCGACTACGTACGTATCCCGGAGAATGGCTGGGGCGAAAGTGTTTTCGCTCGTTAAGGTGGTTTATTTTACCGCTTAATCCGTTCCTCTTGCAGGTACAAAAAGTACAGGAAAGCTGCGTATCGGCGATGAGAAACTGGGGCTATCGGAATGCGACGAGTGAGCGCGAACTGTACGACGATTTTAACCCACTGCTAAAGTACCGATTCTCGTGAGACACCCTCCGTCCAGCCGGGTCGATGCGATGGGAAGTTAATGAAGACGATGATGGTGGCGCTGGCGAGACATACGACGATGCCTTCCGTGTTTTGCCGCAGTGTGTTGCCGCCAACAGCCGGCCAGCTGTGTGGTTCGTAGATAACACAATATAGGCCGCCGTAGAAAGAAGGATACGGTCCCGACAGTGTGCGACCGTGAACCACGATGGCAAGTGCACTCAGCGCGCGCTGCACCCAATGAGGCATCAGATGCAGCATCTGTGATTATAATGACACTACAAGCGGAAGTAcccacgatcgcgatcgtgtgTGGGTGCGCAATAGGGTTAGTGGAATTTTCAGAAAGGGGTGATGCTATTCGGAAACCTGGACAAAAGGACACTTGCCCTGGAGACGGGAAGGCAGGCAACTAGGCTATTATGGTATGCACACTATGTTCTAAGCTAGAATTAGATACTGCGCAGAAGATACGCAACGAAGTGCGATGGACGAGCCAGTGAGGGATATTTCGATAATAATTTTAGTAAACAGATTACAATTCTTCGGTGACCTTGCATATTGGAATGGTTGGATGGAACAATGGTATATTTTGCAACTAGGTTTCGTGAAATAATTCAGCTGTTTATACTTCTATCTCCCCCGTTTTTAATGGctatgactttttttttctttccgtaaACCCTTCGATTGGAATTGGTGATACCTTGGCGTTCTATAGCTGTTTTGCTTTACTGTAACAGTTTCGTATCGCAGTGGACAATAATGCTAGCTCGCCTAGTAGTTAAGTCTTGTCACGTTTAGGCTGCAAAAGACATCTTTGGGGGCGATCAGTAGCGACTGCTTTTTTTACACGCTCAAATGAAAATCCTAGTAGGAGTAGAGTTTCACCGAGAGGCACGCTGCGAAAAAGGCATCGGCAAAACAGTAGCAAAAAAAGGTAGACAACACGAACTTGATCATTACGACGATCCTCTTGGATCGTTGCTGCGATAGCGGGCGGCGCGTTTGGGTAGGCACATAGTATTATAGTAGGGTCGGAAGAAAGCCGAATAAAAAGTTGAAGAGAACTCTTTCCCGgatattagaaaaaaaacgggggtTTATTCTTGCTACGAGCTCGTTCACTTAGAGTGCCTTTTTTGCTGGTTTTTCACTACTAATAGTAAACACTCAACGGATTGTACACTGTCGAATCTGAAAGCGTACAGCATAGAAGTTAGGTTAGCAAAAGAGATGAACTCAAGCGGTACTTTCACGTAAAATTCCTATCAAACATCTACTTTACACTCTACGTAGCTCCACGGCAGATGGCACACAGATTTTTGCAGATACTTAATGGACTACTCATAGGTTTTAATATTTGTAATTGTTCCTAGAACATCAAGGCAGGCAATGATGGAAAAGTTAGGAAGCAtcgagaataaataaaaccagtACTTGGGCCTAGTGAAGGTTAAAAGTAAATGATGAACAATAGTAGGCGGTGAGTTTAAAGTGGATAGAAAAGCAAAAATCGATTGCAAATCAAATTGCTATGAAAAGCATCCAAAGAAAAGAAGCATGCATTTGGCTGTAGTGTTGTGAACGtaacattttgttgttttttttttcttatgttttgatcaattttatttagtgAAACTTATTTAACGTAGCATTCAGACTAAAGGAGGCATCGAACGGCATCAGCCAGATTCATCAATCAGTTACTGCATATTAGTAGGTAATGTTAAGTAGAATTAAAAGTATGCTTATTTAAGTCCACTGGGATGGGTGTAACCCCATTTGCAGTGATGGTTTCGGACCGGTAAATGACAATGCCGACGATTAATCGTTTCGGATTGATTATATTTCCTTCATCAACTATTTTTAGTTgcaattttaaattgtacaaGTCGTATTTATGTGCTGCATGTTCGGTTCAGTGCTTTGTGTGAATCTATTAGAAGGCAACATGACAACGAAAACATGCAGCAATTTTGTGCTGGAACGCGTGGCAGAGTATGGAATAATTTATTATCGTGTACCGTTAGTTAAGCTAAATAGATCCAGTGGAGGGCAAAAGATGTCATTCGGATCCAGTTGTTGTTAGCATTACTTCATCGTGCATATCGGGTTTTGCGGAAAGCAGAAATCTTCTCTTAGAGAGAGCGTAACACACAAGCGCGTGTTTAGCAGCATTATTCGTTGGCCACCGAAACTAAATTGGCTCCACGTGAGTCGGTACACAATCAATAGCGATGTAAGTGTTGGAGGAAGGgttgaaaactaaaacgaaacaaaccgtGATTTGGTAGGAAGGACACTGGGCTGGGCACCTACATATGGGCCAAGGGACGAGACGTGTACGTGTCCCACACGGAGCCGGTTTGTCttctcattttgtttgttgagtagatttagaggcgaaaagaaataaaaaactcACATTTTAATGGAATTGATAGAATagtagggaaatgaagaaaaggCAGAAAAACATTCGCTCAATACCGGAGAGGATGTTATACGACGATGCGCCGTGGAGTCgaataaaatagaataaaaagaaGCTTATTGTTCGTTTTTGCCTTAGATTTCCGTTTATTTTACAGAAAAACGTAAACGCTAAAGTGCACCGGAGGGGGTCACAGAACGTGGCGTCTTATTTCCTTGGTTTTCTACCCTTcccctttccttttccttggcCTGGTTTTAGCCGCTTGCGAACTCCATTGAACTGCTCCGTATCGTCATCGTCCGAGTCGCCGCCACGCTTTTTGCCCTTCGGCCCCTTGCTTGCTTTTCGCTCCTCGATATCGCGCTGTTCCATTCGGCCCGTCCGCTGGGCTTCGGCAACGCGCTCCTGCAGTGCCATCACCTCGTCCTCTTCGCACTTGAACAGGGGCAACTTTTTGCCGAGCAGATGTTCGATGCGCTGGTACAGCTCCACGTCGTACTGTGTGACAAAGGTGATCGCCTGACCAGCACGACCCGCACGTGCGGTACGACCGACCCGATGGATGTAGTCCTTGCTGTGCATCGGAATGTCCAGATTGAGCACGACGTCTACGTGCGGGATGTCGAGACCACGCGAAGCCACATCGGTCGAGATGAGAATCTGGCGCGATTGCGACTTGAACTTGTTCAGTGCGGCCAACCGTTTGTTCTGCGACATCTGACCGTGCAGTGGGACGGCGGCAAGCCCGAGCGCTCGAAGCACCAGCGCCGTCCGGACGGTGTTGCTGCAGGTGCTGCAGAAGATCATGAAACTGTTGCCAGCGAGCTCGTTCAGGATATGCACCAGATAGACATCTTTGTACTTGGCTGGGATGAAAATGTAGTACTGCAGAAGCTTTTCCACCGTCTGGTACTTGCTCGATACTTCCACCTTGGCCGGATCGCGCAGACAAGCTCGCTCGAGCTTCTTCACCTTCTTCGTCATCGTGGCACTGAACAAAAACGTGCGCCTTTCCCGTGGGATCACTTTGAGGATTTTGTTCACTTCCACCTCAAAGTCCATGTTGAGGATTCGGTCCGCTTCGTCCATCACCAGGTACCTGATCGCCTTCAGGTTGAAACCCTTAGTGTTTTCCAGATGGTCAACCAACCGACCGGGCGTTGCAATGATAATGTGCGGTTTGCGTGCCAACTGTATCGCTTGTGTCACCAGATCCATCCCACCGACGACCACGCAACATTTGATCCCGATGGTGGCACCGAGGGCCTCGAACTGTTCCGAAATTTGGAACGCCAGCTCACGGGTCGGCGTGAGCACGATCGCAAAGTAACGCTGCGGATTGTCCAGTAGCGCTTGCAGGATGGGTATCGCAAAGGCACCCGTTTTTCCCGATCCAGTCTCGGCCAGCCCGATAATGTCCTTACCCTCCAGCGCGAGTGGGATGGCTTCACGCTGAATTTTCGACGGAGCCTTCCATTTTAAAGCTCGACACGCTTGGCAGATTGTGTCGATTAGTCCCTGCGAGAGAATAGGATACAAATAAGTATTCCAAttgttttcaatgaaaaattctCCTCACTTACCAAGTCTTCCCAGCTGGTCGTCTCGTCGGTACCATTAGCCTCCTCTGGGTTTTCGTTGTCGCTCCCGGTACCATTTCCCTCCGCACTGGAACCGTCGCCGTTGGCCGCGGCTTTGGCCAGTTTCTCTCGCTCCACATCGGAAAAATCGTCCACATCACTTTCTGAGCTGGACATTCTTCACAAAAATCAACTAGACAcgataaaacaaatcgaatcgCTCTGGCGCCGGACGAAACTCCGCGGCAACGTGTTTTAACTGGTTTGATGGTAAACAACGAACATAAGAGAAACGTCAAAATATTCATCGAGCAATGACAGCAATACCAAAGGGCAAGGAAAAGCCGCGTGGATGACCAATAATTTCCTGGTGAATTGAAAATATGTAATGTggtattaaaatataaatagaaaATGCAATTGGTATAAATTGATCCTGTAATCCTAAATTAACCTGTTATTgatataaattttaataattcttCGCCGTCGGGTCAATCCGAAACGTCACCGAGTGCTGACAGGTCAACAGTGCTCCTTTCATCGCAAGCTGCGCGCTTGACGGCGGAATTTTTCGTAGCACTTTGGCGGGTCAAAAACACAGTGTGACAGTGTGTACCGTTGTTCATCATTTATTCGtccaaaaatatatgtttCTGCTCCAAAGGGGGTCTCATTTCCGGCCAGTTCCGGTGGTACAGCTGTTTGGTGAACACTTGCTGGTAAATTGTTCGCCTCATAGTTTGCAATTGTTGTGTAGCCACCGAACTGCAGCCGAGCTGCAGCATCCATTGCATTATTCGAGCGCTGCACTTCCGTGCGATTTGCTTTCCCGCGGCGCCAGCGATGTTCGATGATCTTTTATCGGAGAGAAAGAAGGCTCGCAGATTGCTGGTGTAATCGGTATTCGGATTCTGGAAACCCGCCTGAACACTGAAAGAAACAATTAAGATTATGGACACTGGCCGATTATGTCGGTGAGCCACgcagtggaagaaaaaaaaacaacaaacgtgCATGAATGAAAATCTTTCGACGGTAGTTTACCCTGAACCTAAAATAAGTGTGTGTGGCCGTGCATTTGAATCACaaagaatgggaaaaactgcaGACGGTTGCCGGAAAACTGCTCCGAAAAATGGATTTCAAACGTTTCACGCTGCCTTCGCGAAGTTTGAAGGACCCAGCGCGGGTAAGCGCCGGGTCGACAAATCGCTCACCATGCTGACGAACTGTATTGTGAAAATGCTCCGCAGTGCTCCAGATGGGTTGCTGTATCTTGGTGATGTATGATTAATCTGTGTTATCGAATATTTGGCAATATCGTAAGCAACTTTTTTTAATACATCCATTGTATTTCCCCCCCTTGACTTGCAGCTATCCAAAACCGTGTCTGCTCGACAAAAGCGTCGAATCTACGATGTAACGAACGTCCTGGAAGGCATCGGGCTGGTCgtgaagcaaggcaaaaatCACATCAAATGGATGTAAGTTTTACGGTAGCGCCAcggattgtttttgttatgttttagcTAGGCCTACTGTCAGAGAATTTATTGCCTGCTGTCAAACGGGGCAACCCGCCAATTGTGAACGCGCGCACGAATGCACCATGTGTGTGGCCGTTGTGAAGCAGTCCAGACTTATTTTATTCTAATATTGTACTATCTTGCAGAGGTTCAGAGCAGACGTCGGAATCGTGCCGCGACACTGCCAAAGTGATAGGGATTCAGTACAAGGAGCGCCGCAATCTGGAGCTGCGTGACACTTGGTTGGACGCGAAAATTAAGTGCATGCAGAAAAGCATCAAGATCATGCTAAACGACGAAGCAAGCCGTTCATACCTGTACGTGACCAGCGACGATCTCTCGACGACGATGGACTGCAACCGAAGGCTTTTGGTGCTCTGCGAGTCACCCGATGCCGACCCATGCAccca
Coding sequences within:
- the LOC131267763 gene encoding ATP-dependent RNA helicase DDX47, coding for MSSSESDVDDFSDVEREKLAKAAANGDGSSAEGNGTGSDNENPEEANGTDETTSWEDLGLIDTICQACRALKWKAPSKIQREAIPLALEGKDIIGLAETGSGKTGAFAIPILQALLDNPQRYFAIVLTPTRELAFQISEQFEALGATIGIKCCVVVGGMDLVTQAIQLARKPHIIIATPGRLVDHLENTKGFNLKAIRYLVMDEADRILNMDFEVEVNKILKVIPRERRTFLFSATMTKKVKKLERACLRDPAKVEVSSKYQTVEKLLQYYIFIPAKYKDVYLVHILNELAGNSFMIFCSTCSNTVRTALVLRALGLAAVPLHGQMSQNKRLAALNKFKSQSRQILISTDVASRGLDIPHVDVVLNLDIPMHSKDYIHRVGRTARAGRAGQAITFVTQYDVELYQRIEHLLGKKLPLFKCEEDEVMALQERVAEAQRTGRMEQRDIEERKASKGPKGKKRGGDSDDDDTEQFNGVRKRLKPGQGKGKGKGRKPRK